aaatataaaattcaataataNNNNNNNNNNNNNNNNNNNNNNNNNNNNNNNNNNNNNNNNNNNNNNNNNNNNNNNNNNNNNNNNNNNNNNNNNNNNNNNNNNNNNNNNNNNNNNNNNNNNNNNNNNNNNNNNNNNNNNNNNNNNNNNNNNNNNNNNNNNNNNNNNNNNNNNNNNNNNNNNNNNNNNNNNNNNNNNNNNNNNNNNNNNNNNNNNNNNNNNNNNNNNNNNNNNNNNNNNNNNNNNNNNNNNNNNNNNNNNNNNNNNNNNNNNNNNNNNNNNNNNNNNNNNNNNNNNNNNNNNNNNNNNNNNNNNNNNNNNNNNNNNNNNNNNNNNNNNNNNNNNNNNNNNNNNNNNNNNNNNNNNNNNNNNNNNNNNNNNNNNNNNNNNNNNNNNNNNNNNNNNNNNNNNNNNNNNNNNNNNNNNNNNNNNNNNNNNNNNNNNNNNNNNNNNNNNNNNNNNNNNNNNNNNNNNNNNNNNNNNNNNNNNNNNNNNNNNNNNNNNNNNNNNNNNNNNNNNNNNNNNNNNNNNNNNNNNNNNNNNNNNNNNNNNNNNNNNNNNNNNNNNNNNNNNNNNNNNNNNNNNNNNNNNNNNNNNNNNNNNNNNNNNNNNNNNNNNNNNNNNNNNNNNNNNNNNNNNNNNNNNNNNNNNNNNNNNNNNNNNNNNNNNNNNNNNNNNNNNNNNNNNNNNNNNNNNNNNNNNNNNNNNNNNNNNNNNNNNNNNNNNNNNNNNNNNNNNNNNNNNNNNNNNNNNNNNNNNNNNNNNNNNNNNNNNNNNNNNNNNNNNNNNNNNNNNNNNNNNNNNNNNNNNNNNNNNNNNNNNNNNNNNNNNNNNNNNNNNNNNNNNNNNNNNNNNNNNNNNNNNNNNNNNNNNNNNNNNNNNNNNNNNNNNNNNNNNNNNNNNNNNNNNNNNNNNNNNNNNNNNNNNNNNNNNNNNNNNNNNNNNNNNNNNNNNNNNNNNNNNNNNNNNNNNNNNNNNNNNNNNNNNNNNNNNNNNNNNNNNNNNNNNNNNNNNNNNNNNNNNNNNNNNNNNNNNNNNNNNNNNNNNNNNNNNNNNNNNNNNNNNNNNNNNNNNNNNNNNNNNNNNNNNNNNNNNNNNNNNNNNNNNNNNNNNNNNNNNNNNNNNNNNNNNNNNNNNNNNNNNNNNNNNNNNNNNNNNNNNNNNNNNNNNNNNNNNNNNNNNNNNNNNNNNNNNNNNNNNNNNNNNNNNNNNNNNNNNNNNNNNNNNNNNNNNNNNNNNNNNNNNNNNNNNNNNNNNNNNNNNNNNNNNNNNNNNNNNNNNNNNNNNNNNNNNNNNNNNNNNNNNNNNNNNNNNNNNNNNNNNNNNNNNNNNNNNNNNNNNNNNNNNNNNNNNNNNNNNNNNNNNNNNNNNNNNNNNNNNNNNNNNNNNNNNNNNNNNNNNNNNNNNNNNNNNNNNNNNNNNNNNNNNNNNNNNNNNNNNNNNNNNNNNNNNNNNNNNNNNNNNNNNNNNNNNNNNNNNNNNNNNNNNNNNNNNNNNNAGCGATGATGAAGACGAAGAAGAAATGGATTATGGAGTTAGTGATCTcagtgatgaagatgaagaatgtGATGAAATGGTTGAAGAGTTTGAAGAAGATAGGGTGAAAATCGATGTTGATCATGTGGTTACTGAAGGGGTTATAGAGAGTACAATCCAAAATTGTGAAAGTGATTTGAAGCCATTTGGGGTTAATCCCAATGCTAGAGATAGAAGTGCTTATGTTCATCCTGTGTTAAACCCTGTGGAGAATCTCACTCAGTGGAAATCAGTCAAGGCCAAGAGAACAGTATCATCACCATTGAAGCCTCAGAAAGAGAATTATGTTTCTCCCAATCATGAATCTCCAAGGATTGCTATTGCAGCTGCGGAACAAAGTGTTAAGGAAATTTCTTTCCACTTGGATTCGAAAACTGACTCACGAAAGCAGCTGAGCCAGGAAATTTCAGTTGATGAAAATGTTAAGGAAGTTTCTTTCCACTTGAATTCGAAAACTGACTCACCAAAGAAGCTGAGCCAGGAAATTTCAGTTGATGCTAGCCTCTCAAATTGGTTGGCTACTTCGTCAGAAACGAGTACACCTATGAACAAGGGTAGCTCAGTGGCCTTGAATTCAGTTACAACTCCTGAAAGAAGCACAGTCTCGCAAGGTTCAAATTCTGTAATTAGCCATGATGATAGGCCTATTTTAGGTGCATTGACGTTGGAAGAGATCAAGCAATTTTCAGCTACTTCGTCACCAAGGAAGTCACCTAGTAGGAGTCCTGATGAGATGCCTATCATAGGCACTGTTGGGACCTACTGGAATTTTGCCGAAGAAGCCAGCACAGCATCATCCTTCAAAGGGATTCCCAACACAACAAGCAAGTATAGAGAGGTAACGATGAattgaaatgtgaatttttcgcAACAAAGTAGGAACTTTGTGAGCTTGAATTCTGATGTTGGATTTCACTGGCTGTGTTCAGGATAAGAAAGTGAATTGGCACTCAACTCCATTTGAGACAAGGTTAGAGAAAGCTTTGAACAGAGGTGCTGCTGCTGGTGAAGCCTAGGGTGTTTCTAAGAGACATGCATGCACTGGTTTGTGTCGTTTTTGGGGGTGTGAATTGTGTaggaattcaatttttttattcttatgaaTGATTCAGTGTGTGATGTTTACTTCTTCAATTTGCAGTTTGGGTAAATAATTAATACAATCATATATCTTATATCTACATTGTGTCTTCAGTTATTTTTCATCCCTTCATGGGAATTATTTAATGCTAAATACTTTATTATAGAAAGAATCTAATTATTACTGAATTAGAAATCAGATAAAAGTTTCTCTCTCCTTCAATCTCCATGGTAACACTTAATTTTGTCATTACACCTCACATATCCTAACATTATTCAAGACAAAGTGGTGGTGTAGAAAACCaattgagagaaaaaaatttacgtGGAAATTacacattttaattaattacaaacTTATAATTGACTCATGGGGGCACAACATTTCTTGAGCCAATGGTTCCTTAGAACTATTATGCATCCATTGAATAATTTTACCCAAAGGATATTACAAGTGTAGCTGATAAGTGATAGCAAatcttctttctattttcaatctATGATATCTTCTCGTCAGCATGATCTTGCTTATTGGATCAAGTTGCATAGAAAGATAGCTTGATATTGTTGAAATAAATGTCATATTGAAGATATTTTCTGTGGTTATTTTCAGTGATAACAAGAAATCTTTTGTGAAGTTTTTTAACTCAAGATATCATTAAGGTATTAAGGTTCAAGTATGTAATCAATGTGTAAAATTAAATAGAtggtaacaaaataaaattaaaaagataaaataataatagaagatAAGTGATAATCATATACAGCATAATATATTGCACAGATACCACAAGTACAGAACTaatattctttttatcttttgagaCCACATAACTATAGGTGTTCTCTTAAGAAGGGTGTGTAAGTGTGTTTATGAGTTGAGATTTTGAAGAGAAAGGATAGGAAGTGAATGAATTGTTCAGTAAAGTGAAACTCTTCAAGCCTTTCCATTCCCTTCCGTTTCCTTCAAAACCAGAACTCACAAAGACTCCTGAAAGCAGTATTCTCCAGCAAAAAAAGAATAAGGAAATGGGAAGAAATAGAACATAACCCTGATTTTATCTCCACCATTACCTTAGCATTCTAACCCACACTGTACTAGAACTGGACCTGTTTTCTTGGGCAAGAACACATCAATTCTCACCCAAATCATTGAGAAAACCAATGCAAAAAGTATTGACCAGAGGACAACAATGGTAGGTGTTCTGTTCTGCCTTCCCATTAGACCTTTAAGGAAAGGATATAGATGAATAATgacccaaaaagaaaagaaaagcttcCCAAACAAAGGTCCCCATGAGTTATATCCATTGTTAATGGCATCAGATATTCCGGCCACAATCCCAACCATGTTCAAGATCACAAGACTTGTTGGTGGTATCATAAGAGTTGTCCATTTGAAGAGATAGAGTTGATTGGATACACTGTTGTTATCTGTGGATTTTGCTCTGATTGTGAAGTTAGAGTGTACTCCACCAACTTTGAGGAGACCTTGGAACACGGCAAAGAGGTGCGAGGAGACGCTGCCGATCACCCAGAATTGCTCGTTGCGCCACCAGTCCTGAATGTTTACCCCACTCCACCGGAGCTCTAGCACGCACGTTAAGATCATGGAGGTGAACAGAGCCATTAGCCAAATGCTAGCAACATTTGTTAACTGCATTAAACAAAGCTTAGGTTAGAAGACAGGATTCTTATAGCAATATAGCTGAATTTAATTGGTTTGTATGTAATTAATAAAACTCTTTTGCACTATTAGTTATCATTTATCAACATTCACCTAGCATTGGTTTCTCTATTTTACATCCTTTGAAAGTAATAGAGAATTAGAGCCTAAAAGAGTTGCCACAttctaatatatataacaaagaACACTATGCAAGTTATTTAAATGTAGTAAGCTAATAACAATGAACTAACCGCGGGGACGATGAATTTTCCAGTCAGAAGACAGACGGCCGGAATCGTGCAGTACACCAAGAGAGGGATGGAAGTGAAAGGATAAACTATAGTATTAGTGTAAGCCAACCTCtgtagcaattttagtttaccAGTATAACCATACCACAATGGGCAATAGCCACTAAAGAAAATCTCAGTTGAACCAAGAGCCCATTTCAGAACTTGGTGTAATCTATCAGATAGATTTATAGGAGCAGATCCCTTAAAAGCATCTCTCTTTGGCGTGCAGTACACTGATTTCCACCCTCTACAATGCATGTTAAATCCTGTTAAGATATCTTCTGTCACTGAGCCATAAAGCCACCCAATCTGCGATGCAATAAATGAAAAAGTGAAAAGATTACTTCATTCCTTATCAATCATAGGGAGAATTTCTATTTTAAGTATTTTCATCTGCTCAACCCAAGAAATAAATACTAAGTAGTTCTTTCTAATTAACTTATATTATTACCTCTTTGCCCCATTCAGTTTTCTCTTCATAACCACAGCTAATAACATGAATTGCTTCCTTAATCAGCAACTGTGTATTGGTCACTTTTGGAAGTCCACCATCTTCCATCAAAACAGAAGCAATCAAAACTGGTGACATTCCATATTGCTTCTCAAAGTTTTTCATTGAAATGAAGGATGTTTCCTCTTTCTCTTCAAACCCTTCAAGTCCTTCATCAATCTCTTCAAGATCAAATGTGGACCCAGAATCATCACCTgaacagcagcagcagcagcatgAAGACTGGCTTGTCTTCGGCTTTTTATCAGATGGCGGTTTATTTCCATATATTGCCTGCCTATTGAAAACACAACCAGTGCCAACATACACTGGGCCTTGAATCCCATCAAGTCCTTTCATCACGATCTATGATCAATACAATATTCAAGGAAAAATGTTATTGTAGTTGCAATTTGTTCTAATCTGTTATAGTACTATATTATATCTGTCAAGCATAAATAAGagtgaaattttttaataactttcTAATATCAAGATAAAATCCATTAGTTCTTTTTTCCCTAATAGCACCCTTAGTTTACTCTGCAAAGATATATTAAtgtgttcttttgttttttggttGTTACTTTGAAACTGAAAGAGGGAGGACTTTAGAAGAATTTCCTTACATCATAGAACACGGTATTGCGATTAGCATATCGATCGTTGTTATCGATGCCATCGAACCTTTTTGGAAATTGGACAAAACAAATCCTCTTTCCAAGCTGAGGATCCATTAAGAAGCACATAGCCTCCCTTATAGTCTTGCTATTATTGATATACTGGTCACAATCCAAGTTCAACACGAAAGGAGCATTGCTAAGAACAGCAGAAACTCGAACCTTAAGAGGAAACACAACAATGCAACAGTTACAAACAAGTTTTCAATATGATAGTATAAACAGGAATTCTGAATAAACTATCAATTTAGTCCTTGAAAGATTAAAATGCTGCCAATTAAGCCCAAAATTGGTGGTTTACTCGCACTGTATTCATAAAGTTGTAGCTACTTAATTACCAAAGCATTCATAGCACCAGCTTTCTCGTGGTGTCGATAGCCGGGGCGCTTCTCCCTCGAAACATACACAAGCCGTGGCAGTTGTTTGCCATCCATGTCCAGTGTACCAGCACTTCCCAAACACACCTGCAAAGGCAAGTCCATGTAACTTCTAGTTCTTGATTTGTTGAAATTATTTTGAGTTTCAAATaaagtttataatttaagaCTATTTATTGCAAGAGaagtgaaaaaattttattttctacgaGGAACACTTTTAGAGGAATCATCAAACACAAACCACTTTACTTCAAAACCAATTCTAAAGTTTAGTTCTATGTAgaattaattttacaaaaacaGAACCAAACACACTTAAATATTGATAGATTTTTACACTCACCAATGAAGAAAACTGGAAATGAAtaaatatcaaacaagaaacaacAAAGAGAATGAGATtttcttccaaacctgaatcaTCCCTGGATGATCTTCAGTGTTGTTCCCAGGCCAAGGTGTTCCATCTTTCATCACCCAACCCTCTTCTGGTTTCTTCTGAGCCTTTGAAATCAACACATTGATTCTCACCTTAAACTCTTCATACTCTCTCTGCAATCAAAGAATCCATTAGTCCAACATGAATTCTAAACCACAttagaacaaaaagaaacattcaTGGCTTTCTATATTGTTCTTTCACCTTCATCGCCCTGCGGTCCCTTACAAATGTAGGATGAACCTTGTCTTTCAAGTAATCAACCTTCTGAGAGAAATAGAATTCAGGTGCTCTTGGCTCAATGCTGTACTTATTCACAAAAGGGATCCAAATTCTTGCAAACTCTGAAGTTTCATACAAAGTATCATAGAGAAGCATTGAAGCACTGTCGTCCGAGACATAGCAGTTAACCTTTTCTACTGGATAATCAACAGAAAGTACTGATAAGACAGTGTTTGCTGTTATGATTGGTGGTTCTTTAAAAGGGTCCGCAGTTGTCACAAAAACATCAACAGGGGCTAGTTTGTTTTGCCTGCCTTCTTGCTCGAAGCGCAAGGACAAGCGCTCGAGGCTGGTTTCGCGTGTGATGGGGAACCATTTTGGTAGCTGATCAACTAGCCAGGACAATGCTAGCCATATTTCACAAATTACTGAGACCAACCAGAGTGGAAATGCATCATGGACTGGATTCAGGATCCGGAAGCGAAAAAAGAATGCCAGCACGACGAGGCGCATGACAATGACTATCCGGTATGGATTGATTAGGCTTGAAGGTACCGGTACTTTTCGCCACAATGGTTGCCTTGCTTCAGCCAAACTGCAGGGTACCAAAATGGCAAGTTTAAATTGTGGTGAGATGTTTAAGTCTTAATTGAtttctcttttcatttcttgttcttattctagTTATTCCTGTTATCTATTGTCATATGATTTTATGAAGTAAAAAGCGCGAAATCCTAAAAGCTGAAACCAATTAGATGGCTCTTTAGTTTCTTTTGCTATAATGTTTGGAATCTAAAGAAGGAAAAAGCATTCTCATATATGTTTATGAGTGATTCAATTCATTGATGGAGAATTTGAGAGAATACTTACATGTAATCTTCATCTTCTTGATCATTGCTTATTagtcctttcttttcttttctttctatgtGTTTCTCTGTATTTCTTAAGAATCCAATTTCTACTTCAGAATCCTTACTAGCAACTGCAGAACAATAAAATAACTCagaaaattttgcaaaaaattGAAGATCAGAAAGCATCCCAGAAGGGAAAGGGGGTAAAACCAATAGAAGAACATGCTTATTGCTTACCACTTCCAGCTAAAGAGAAAGCTTCAACATTGTGCTGCCACTGTTGCTGATTGTAGTCTGCATTTTCCTACAAAGACACAAAAAGCCTTGGCCTCATTTTGAATGCTAAATATAAATACTATTCATAATCAAGCTGCTTAaacctttgattttttcttttaatcaaaCTTTGGTTCAAGACATGGTTATAGACTTATAGTGAATTCTAAATCATTCATATTCATTCAATATTAGAC
This sequence is a window from Arachis duranensis cultivar V14167 chromosome 2, aradu.V14167.gnm2.J7QH, whole genome shotgun sequence. Protein-coding genes within it:
- the LOC107473815 gene encoding uncharacterized protein LOC107473815 (The sequence of the model RefSeq protein was modified relative to this genomic sequence to represent the inferred CDS: added 215 bases not found in genome assembly): RKKVTFDSNIRTYDPVSPDEVSDFKSGEEEHAGKEEALEKPGQSKLSSSRDCSVTSKGSFPPNHRYQNCRESDDEDEEEMDYGVSDLSDEDEECDEMVEEFEEDRVKIDVDHVVTEGVIESTIQNCESDLKPFGVNPNARDRSAYVHPVLNPVENLTQWKSVKAKRTVSSPLKPQKENYVSPNHESPRIAIAAAEQSVKEISFHLDSKTDSRKQLSQEISVDENVKEVSFHLNSKTDSPKKLSQEISVDASLSNWLATSSETSTPMNKGSSVALNSVTTPERSTVSQGSNSVISHDDRPILGALTLEEIKQFSATSSPRKSPSRSPDEMPIIGTVGTYWNFAEEASTASSFKGIPNTTSKYREDKKVNWHSTPFETRLEKALNRGAAAGEA
- the LOC107473834 gene encoding cellulose synthase A catalytic subunit 4 [UDP-forming]-like, which produces MNSSTSMAAASTAGSHSRKGLGFMHYDDSDEENADYNQQQWQHNVEAFSLAGSVASKDSEVEIGFLRNTEKHIERKEKKGLISNDQEDEDYILAEARQPLWRKVPVPSSLINPYRIVIVMRLVVLAFFFRFRILNPVHDAFPLWLVSVICEIWLALSWLVDQLPKWFPITRETSLERLSLRFEQEGRQNKLAPVDVFVTTADPFKEPPIITANTVLSVLSVDYPVEKVNCYVSDDSASMLLYDTLYETSEFARIWIPFVNKYSIEPRAPEFYFSQKVDYLKDKVHPTFVRDRRAMKREYEEFKVRINVLISKAQKKPEEGWVMKDGTPWPGNNTEDHPGMIQVCLGSAGTLDMDGKQLPRLVYVSREKRPGYRHHEKAGAMNALVRVSAVLSNAPFVLNLDCDQYINNSKTIREAMCFLMDPQLGKRICFVQFPKRFDGIDNNDRYANRNTVFYDIVMKGLDGIQGPVYVGTGCVFNRQAIYGNKPPSDKKPKTSQSSCCCCCCSGDDSGSTFDLEEIDEGLEGFEEKEETSFISMKNFEKQYGMSPVLIASVLMEDGGLPKVTNTQLLIKEAIHVISCGYEEKTEWGKEIGWLYGSVTEDILTGFNMHCRGWKSVYCTPKRDAFKGSAPINLSDRLHQVLKWALGSTEIFFSGYCPLWYGYTGKLKLLQRLAYTNTIVYPFTSIPLLVYCTIPAVCLLTGKFIVPALTNVASIWLMALFTSMILTCVLELRWSGVNIQDWWRNEQFWVIGSVSSHLFAVFQGLLKVGGVHSNFTIRAKSTDNNSVSNQLYLFKWTTLMIPPTSLVILNMVGIVAGISDAINNGYNSWGPLFGKLFFSFWVIIHLYPFLKGLMGRQNRTPTIVVLWSILFALVFSMIWVRIDVFLPKKTGPVLVQCGLEC